The genomic interval GGTCCAATCGTTCACACCGAGCGCCGTCGCGTTGACGTCAAGGCGCCTGGCATTCTGCCACGTAAGTCCGTGCACGAGCCAATGTCGACCGGCCTCAAGGCCATCGACGCTCTGATCCCAATCGGCCGTGGCCAGCGCGAGCTGATCATTGGCGATCGTCAGACCGGCAAGTCGGCTATCATTCTGGATACTTTCCTCAACCAGAAGCCAGCCCACGACGCCAACGCCTCCAACACCGACAAGCTGTATTGCATCTATGTCGCGATCGGCCAGAAGCGTTCGACCGTTGCCCAGTTCGTCAAGCAGCTCGAAGAGTCCGGCGCCCTGCCATACTCGATCGTTATCGCTGCTACCGCATCCGATCCTGCACCGCTCCAGTACATCGCGCCGTTCACCGGCTGCGCTATCGGCGAGTTCTTCCGCGACAATGGCATGCATGCCGTTATCGCCTATGACGATTTGACCAAGCAGGCCGTTGCCTACCGTCAGATGTCGCTGCTGCTGCGTCGTCCACCAGGTCGCGAAGCTTACCCAGGCGACGTTTTCTATCTGCACTCGCGTCTGCTGGAGCGTGCTGCAAAGCTGAACGAAGAGCATGGCCTCGGTTCGCTGACTGCGCTGCCCGTGATCGAGACCCAGGCCAACGACGTGTCGGCCTATATTCCGACCAACGTGATTTCGATCACCGACGGCCAGATCTTCCTCGAAACCAACCTGTTCTTCCAGGGTATCCGCCCGGCCGTTAACGTCGGTCTGTCGGTGTCCCGCGTGGGTGGTTCGGCGCAGATCAAGGCGATGAAG from Devosia sp. 2618 carries:
- the atpA gene encoding F0F1 ATP synthase subunit alpha, with the translated sequence MDIKAAEISAILKDQIKNFGQEAQVSEVGQVLSVGDGIARVYGLDNVQAGELVEFPGGIKGMALNLETDNVGVVIFGNDRSIKEGDVVKRTGSIVDTPVGMGLLGRVVDGLGNPIDGKGPIVHTERRRVDVKAPGILPRKSVHEPMSTGLKAIDALIPIGRGQRELIIGDRQTGKSAIILDTFLNQKPAHDANASNTDKLYCIYVAIGQKRSTVAQFVKQLEESGALPYSIVIAATASDPAPLQYIAPFTGCAIGEFFRDNGMHAVIAYDDLTKQAVAYRQMSLLLRRPPGREAYPGDVFYLHSRLLERAAKLNEEHGLGSLTALPVIETQANDVSAYIPTNVISITDGQIFLETNLFFQGIRPAVNVGLSVSRVGGSAQIKAMKQVAGSLKGELSQYREMAAFAQFGSDLDASTQRLLNRGARLTELLKQPQFSPLKTEEQVVVIFAGANGYLDSLPVSKVADFQKTVLSAFHGKYGDVLKAIATDKQITDDTKGKLKSALDEIKKTYAA